One genomic window of Chrysiogenes arsenatis DSM 11915 includes the following:
- a CDS encoding sensor histidine kinase → MPLFSVVTHLMVKIVPLSESSLDFLPDSPIVAEHHTIECKDCLREVSHVRYAHKLPQTSFVVLAILWTLIISGIAALHSYQAYQSALQEVVAAAQYSYAKDLTYRRWATIHGGVYVPITEHTPPNPYLTHILEREIETPSGRKLTLINPAYMTRQVHELSDSTFGTRGHITSLKPLRLENAPDSWEIVALEAFEAGETERWSLETIGGIPFLRYMRPLIVEAGCLKCHAHQGYHVGDIRGGLSVSIPWQTHRESLYASLFVYGIGYSALWLFGMCGIWLHRQKVHHTESALQARTVELEQRNSELERFAYTISHDLRTPIVTIRSFLGYLKTSLEQGNQQRIQQDVTYIEKAAERMSILLDELLHLSKVGVVIAPARDIKFRDLIAEVLVALEKDLTAQQMPPIILHGDDILLHGDIERLSEIWENLLENAIKFMGHTDQPHVEIGVTTTKGETTFYVKDNGIGILPQYHQKIFGIFDKLDPQTAGSGIGLTVTKRIIELYGGEIWVESSGSATGTCFWFTLPLALQASKS, encoded by the coding sequence GTGCCTCTTTTCTCAGTAGTGACGCACTTGATGGTAAAAATAGTGCCACTCAGCGAAAGCTCGCTTGACTTCTTGCCGGATTCACCGATAGTAGCGGAGCACCATACTATAGAATGTAAAGACTGTTTGCGCGAGGTATCGCACGTGCGCTACGCCCATAAGCTTCCTCAAACCTCTTTTGTTGTGCTTGCGATCCTCTGGACTTTGATCATCTCAGGTATTGCGGCACTGCATAGCTATCAAGCGTACCAATCGGCATTGCAAGAAGTCGTTGCTGCCGCGCAGTACAGTTATGCCAAAGACCTTACCTACCGGCGTTGGGCGACGATACATGGTGGCGTCTACGTCCCGATCACTGAGCACACACCGCCCAACCCGTATCTGACCCATATTCTTGAGCGCGAAATAGAAACCCCAAGTGGCAGAAAATTAACCTTAATAAATCCAGCCTACATGACGCGTCAAGTGCATGAACTTTCTGACAGCACCTTTGGTACGCGTGGCCATATCACCAGCCTGAAACCGTTACGTCTTGAAAATGCTCCTGATAGTTGGGAGATCGTCGCCCTAGAGGCCTTTGAGGCGGGGGAAACTGAGCGGTGGTCGTTGGAGACAATCGGCGGCATCCCATTTTTGCGGTATATGCGCCCACTTATCGTAGAAGCAGGGTGTCTGAAATGCCACGCTCATCAAGGCTACCACGTAGGTGATATCCGTGGCGGTTTAAGTGTAAGTATTCCGTGGCAGACCCACCGAGAGTCACTGTACGCTTCGCTCTTTGTGTATGGTATAGGATACAGTGCGCTGTGGCTGTTCGGGATGTGCGGTATCTGGCTGCATCGCCAGAAAGTTCACCACACAGAAAGTGCTCTCCAAGCCAGAACGGTTGAGCTTGAACAGCGCAATAGCGAATTGGAGCGTTTTGCCTACACCATTTCACACGATTTGCGCACCCCGATTGTCACTATCCGCTCATTTTTGGGATACCTGAAAACCTCTTTGGAGCAAGGCAATCAACAGCGGATTCAGCAGGATGTGACGTATATTGAAAAGGCCGCCGAGCGGATGAGTATCCTCCTCGACGAACTGTTGCACTTATCCAAGGTTGGCGTGGTGATAGCTCCCGCACGGGATATCAAATTCCGTGACCTGATTGCCGAAGTGCTGGTAGCGCTCGAAAAGGATCTCACGGCACAGCAGATGCCACCCATCATACTGCACGGCGACGATATTCTGCTCCATGGCGATATCGAGCGACTGAGTGAGATTTGGGAAAATTTACTCGAAAACGCCATAAAGTTTATGGGGCATACCGATCAGCCACATGTGGAAATTGGCGTTACCACAACGAAAGGCGAAACCACTTTTTATGTGAAAGACAACGGGATTGGTATTTTGCCGCAGTACCACCAAAAGATTTTCGGGATTTTTGATAAACTTGATCCGCAAACAGCCGGTTCAGGAATCGGCCTTACGGTTACGAAACGGATTATTGAACTCTACGGTGGAGAAATCTGGGTTGAATCAAGCGGATCTGCAACGGGAACCTGTTTTTGGTTTACCTTACCGCTCGCACTCCAAGCAAGCAAATCATAA
- a CDS encoding response regulator, with protein sequence MHVQGEPIVILLAEDDPAHAEIVRRNLETAQVANRLVHVVDGLEALDYLYQREKYSDPTLAPRPGLVLLDLRMPKVDGLEVLRTIKADSSLCSIPTVILTTSSAEIDIAKAYECNANSYLVKPVHFAQFVELIQALGYYWLIWNRTNR encoded by the coding sequence ATGCACGTCCAAGGTGAACCAATTGTTATTTTGCTGGCAGAAGATGATCCCGCGCATGCCGAAATTGTTCGGCGTAACCTTGAAACCGCGCAAGTTGCCAACCGCCTTGTGCATGTGGTTGACGGCCTTGAAGCGCTTGATTACCTGTATCAGCGCGAAAAGTACAGCGACCCTACCCTTGCTCCACGCCCAGGATTAGTCTTGCTTGATTTGCGTATGCCTAAAGTTGACGGACTGGAAGTGCTGCGTACCATCAAGGCCGACTCCTCACTGTGCAGTATTCCCACCGTGATTTTAACAACATCATCTGCTGAAATTGATATTGCCAAAGCCTACGAATGCAACGCCAATAGTTATCTGGTTAAACCCGTTCATTTTGCACAATTTGTCGAACTGATTCAGGCGCTTGGGTATTACTGGCTCATCTGGAACCGAACCAACAGGTAG
- a CDS encoding transporter substrate-binding domain-containing protein, whose translation MKRMYLKKSLRTWSLVKMFLCCFLLVPVMAWAQVPITSAAEDDYPPFSIVYADGIPSGFSVELLRAALKAMGRDVTFATGTWNEVRELLEAGEIQVLPLVGRTPEREALFDFTFPYMTMHGAIITHENTRDIHTMDDLRGKRVAVMLGDNVEEYLRREDRGIDILTTPSFEDALHRLSAGECDAVITLKLVALRLIAETGLTNLRIAPRPIEDFQQDFSFAVKDGDRATLALLNEGLALVMADGTYNRLHANWFAALELPPKQRFIIGGDKGYPPYEYLDERGNPTGFATEISRAVAQEMGLNIEVRLGSWSTILEQLKNGEIDAIQGIFSSPERAEYFDFTSPYLLTQYVSVVRRGELNPPASFDELKGVSIVLQRGDLIVDPLIKAGLADQITFVDGPEEALKAVASGMYDTTLMARLVALHHREICNLPQLHVGKVSFLDGHYSMAVRKGQKALLAKFQEGLHIIESNGEYHRLRDKWLGVYHNDPETHEIILRYAAMTLIPLVIVLFIMSLWSWSLRRQVSRRTAELQESESRNRTLLRAIPDCIFVFDREGNFLDVHAPNERALAVAPHEFLGRNVRDVLPEHIATLTRENLAKIERKGTLPPYVYQMDIDGEHRMYESRLVSNSAGHFLALVRDITAWKQAEATLQKKNEEMERFVYTISHDLKSPLITVQSFLGLLQQDIAEQHQERINSDIQFIQGATNKMEQLLGALLQLSRVGRIDNPPETHTVRALIDVSLAALAGAIQQQKITITVAADMELRLHGDPLRFGQIWQNLIENAIKYMGDQPAPRIEIGCDHEKDETIFWIRDNGMGIASEDLDRVFGLFTQLDPNSEGSGLGLALVHKIVELNGGRIWVESAGLGHGSCFRFTLPLAVVHK comes from the coding sequence ATGAAACGAATGTATCTGAAAAAATCTCTCCGTACGTGGTCTCTCGTGAAGATGTTTTTGTGCTGTTTCCTGCTTGTTCCTGTTATGGCGTGGGCACAAGTGCCCATCACGTCAGCGGCTGAAGACGACTACCCGCCATTCAGTATCGTGTATGCCGATGGCATTCCCAGCGGATTTTCAGTGGAGTTGTTACGTGCCGCATTGAAAGCCATGGGGCGTGACGTCACGTTTGCCACTGGAACGTGGAACGAAGTACGTGAACTGCTGGAAGCGGGTGAAATTCAGGTTCTGCCGCTCGTGGGGCGTACCCCTGAGCGCGAAGCGCTGTTCGATTTTACCTTCCCCTATATGACAATGCACGGTGCAATAATCACGCACGAAAACACCCGCGATATTCACACGATGGACGATCTGCGTGGCAAACGCGTTGCCGTGATGCTGGGTGATAATGTTGAAGAATACCTGCGGCGTGAAGATCGCGGCATAGATATACTCACCACGCCATCATTTGAAGACGCACTCCATCGCCTTTCTGCGGGAGAGTGCGATGCCGTTATTACCCTAAAACTGGTGGCACTCCGTTTAATTGCCGAAACGGGCTTGACGAATTTGCGTATCGCTCCGCGTCCGATCGAAGATTTTCAGCAGGATTTCAGCTTCGCGGTCAAGGATGGTGACCGTGCCACACTCGCATTGCTGAACGAAGGTCTGGCGTTGGTTATGGCGGATGGAACGTATAATCGCCTCCACGCAAACTGGTTTGCCGCCTTAGAGTTGCCACCGAAACAACGCTTTATTATTGGCGGGGATAAGGGGTATCCACCGTATGAGTATCTTGATGAGCGGGGCAACCCCACGGGTTTTGCGACGGAAATCAGCCGTGCTGTAGCGCAGGAGATGGGTCTGAACATTGAAGTGCGTCTTGGCTCGTGGAGTACGATACTCGAACAACTGAAAAATGGCGAAATCGATGCCATTCAGGGAATTTTTTCTTCGCCTGAGCGGGCAGAATATTTTGATTTCACCTCCCCATACCTTCTGACGCAATACGTGAGTGTTGTCCGTCGTGGAGAACTCAATCCTCCCGCATCTTTTGACGAACTCAAAGGGGTAAGCATTGTCTTGCAGCGGGGAGATCTCATTGTTGATCCGCTGATAAAAGCAGGGTTAGCAGATCAGATCACGTTTGTTGATGGGCCGGAAGAGGCTTTAAAAGCGGTTGCTTCTGGAATGTACGATACAACACTTATGGCGCGCCTGGTTGCCTTACATCACCGCGAAATCTGTAATCTCCCGCAACTTCACGTTGGTAAAGTGAGTTTTCTGGATGGCCATTACAGCATGGCCGTGCGCAAGGGGCAAAAAGCACTGTTAGCGAAGTTTCAGGAAGGGCTCCATATCATTGAAAGCAATGGCGAATACCATCGCCTGCGCGACAAATGGCTTGGTGTGTACCACAATGACCCTGAGACGCATGAAATAATTCTGCGCTATGCGGCTATGACGTTGATTCCGCTGGTTATTGTTCTGTTTATTATGTCGCTTTGGTCGTGGTCACTTCGTCGCCAAGTATCGCGGCGCACGGCTGAGTTGCAAGAGAGCGAATCGCGCAACCGTACTCTGCTCCGTGCGATCCCTGATTGTATTTTTGTGTTTGACCGCGAAGGAAACTTTCTCGACGTGCATGCGCCCAATGAACGTGCGCTTGCCGTAGCGCCACACGAATTTCTTGGACGCAATGTACGCGATGTTCTGCCAGAGCATATTGCCACGTTAACCCGTGAAAATCTCGCCAAAATTGAGAGAAAAGGGACGCTCCCACCCTATGTGTACCAGATGGATATTGATGGCGAGCACCGCATGTACGAAAGCCGTCTGGTGAGTAACTCGGCGGGACACTTTCTGGCGTTGGTAAGGGATATTACCGCATGGAAGCAGGCAGAAGCGACCTTACAGAAGAAAAACGAAGAGATGGAACGGTTCGTTTATACCATTTCGCACGACCTCAAAAGTCCACTGATTACCGTACAGTCCTTTCTGGGGCTGCTGCAACAAGATATCGCAGAGCAGCATCAGGAAAGGATCAATTCCGATATACAATTTATTCAAGGCGCTACCAATAAAATGGAGCAGTTATTAGGGGCATTGCTCCAGCTTTCGCGGGTTGGCCGAATAGATAACCCACCGGAAACACATACCGTACGTGCGTTAATAGACGTTTCATTGGCCGCACTGGCGGGCGCAATTCAGCAACAAAAAATTACGATTACCGTCGCCGCTGATATGGAGCTTCGTCTGCACGGAGATCCCCTACGGTTTGGACAAATTTGGCAAAATCTTATCGAAAATGCGATCAAATATATGGGAGATCAACCTGCCCCGCGCATTGAAATTGGCTGTGACCATGAGAAAGATGAAACCATCTTCTGGATTCGCGATAATGGGATGGGGATAGCGTCAGAGGATCTCGATCGGGTATTCGGTCTCTTTACGCAGCTTGATCCGAATAGCGAAGGGAGTGGGCTTGGTTTAGCGCTTGTTCATAAAATCGTGGAACTGAATGGCGGTCGCATCTGGGTTGAATCCGCCGGTCTTGGTCATGGCAGCTGCTTCCGCTTTACGCTCCCTTTGGCGGTGGTACACAAGTAA
- a CDS encoding mobilization protein, with the protein MSTIHFIGGEKGGVGKSVTSRLLAQYYVDTQQPLIVFDSDRSHGALLRFYSEFCLPVNLDDFESSDQIMEAASEDDRAIIVDLAAQTAAALQKWTAQSDLPGLAQELGVPLWYWHVMDDGRDTLTVLDDLLNTFGDTLGYVIVRNHGRGKDFTPFNTSEVCQRAIAANARFFDLGELHGNTMKKIDHLGISFWAAANNKDAGLGLLERQRVRVWLKNCYKQLEGLDCLRS; encoded by the coding sequence ATGAGTACGATTCACTTTATTGGCGGAGAAAAAGGCGGCGTGGGGAAGTCGGTTACGTCGCGACTTTTGGCGCAATACTATGTTGATACCCAGCAGCCTTTGATTGTTTTTGACTCAGACCGGTCACATGGTGCGTTGCTCCGTTTTTATAGCGAATTTTGCTTGCCGGTAAATCTGGATGATTTCGAAAGTTCGGATCAGATTATGGAAGCAGCGAGTGAAGATGACCGCGCGATTATTGTTGACCTTGCGGCGCAAACGGCTGCGGCACTGCAAAAATGGACGGCACAAAGTGACCTTCCTGGGTTGGCGCAAGAACTCGGTGTTCCCCTTTGGTACTGGCATGTTATGGATGATGGACGCGACACGCTCACCGTTCTTGACGACCTGCTCAATACGTTCGGTGATACCCTCGGCTACGTGATTGTGCGCAACCATGGGCGCGGCAAAGATTTTACCCCATTCAATACTTCCGAAGTATGTCAGCGTGCTATCGCTGCGAACGCCCGTTTTTTCGACCTTGGAGAACTCCACGGTAACACCATGAAGAAAATTGATCACCTTGGGATTAGCTTCTGGGCGGCTGCAAATAATAAAGATGCTGGACTTGGATTGCTCGAACGGCAACGGGTGCGGGTTTGGTTGAAAAATTGCTATAAACAACTCGAAGGGCTTGACTGTCTCCGTTCATGA
- the yqeK gene encoding bis(5'-nucleosyl)-tetraphosphatase (symmetrical) YqeK: MKTLIPLLENHYIHEPQKLRDHVWRVREVALRLAAVHHIDRDACEVAALGHDLFRARPQEFYREHAAHFRLLRPEYADAPLMYHGAIAAAWLQAEHGVEDQAVLFAVADHTTLSARAALLPLAQNIFLADKLEPAKKGRNNQKILTLAETDLRLATLMLVEQMIDGMEREARFPVSQDLRDAHRILSHANHT, translated from the coding sequence ATGAAAACGTTGATTCCATTACTTGAAAATCACTATATCCATGAGCCACAAAAACTCCGTGACCACGTATGGCGTGTGCGCGAGGTGGCGTTGCGCCTTGCCGCCGTCCATCATATAGACCGTGATGCGTGCGAAGTAGCCGCGTTGGGGCACGATCTTTTTCGTGCCCGCCCACAGGAGTTTTACCGTGAACACGCCGCACATTTCAGGCTGTTGCGCCCTGAATATGCCGATGCGCCGCTGATGTATCACGGCGCGATTGCGGCGGCGTGGCTTCAGGCCGAACATGGCGTGGAAGATCAGGCTGTTTTGTTTGCTGTAGCCGATCACACCACTCTCAGCGCGCGTGCCGCATTGCTCCCGCTTGCGCAGAATATATTTCTGGCGGACAAGCTGGAGCCAGCCAAAAAAGGGCGTAATAATCAAAAGATTCTAACACTTGCCGAGACTGATCTCCGTCTCGCAACTCTCATGCTGGTGGAGCAGATGATTGATGGCATGGAACGTGAGGCGCGCTTCCCAGTTTCGCAGGATTTACGCGATGCGCACCGTATTCTGTCACACGCGAATCACACATGA
- a CDS encoding U32 family peptidase, translated as MKPELLAPVGTHEMALAAIHNGADALYVGMPGYNARGRTADFTFDELATLGVLARRYGVRLYVAWNILLFQDELSPLLPDLLRLCDLSPDAIIVQDVGLARLIRAVAPQQGIHASTQMSVTAAEAIACYQDLDIARFILARELSLDALRRIRRETDAELEVFVHGALCVAYSGQCLTSESIGGRSANRGQCAQSCRFAYDLMVDGQPRTLGVRRYLVSPHDLCGLRHIPELVAMGIESFKIEGRLKSPEHIAAVVASYRRAIDAAVSSTLERDPLQEIMMEVTFSRGVGSGWLQGTNNQSLVSATYSAHRGFHLGTVESCDKRSLVIQASHRVERGDGLLFAGDERCSEHGGAIYDSTALGKQRYRIEMARDFPLHAVRAGDGVYWNSAPEQQRQLRLSYQDKHRLRRIPVSFEVQGTIGTPLSLRVSDPEGRTVCVESTSQLELSQKAPLTVENVRQACGTLSDTAYQIDQFHVFIANDLFLHSREIKQMRRLALEMLDAQRIAATPSHVVALSEAQQWLAPYQVTAKSMPQVTTPRLNVLLRLPQQLEALAGMTLGTVYLDFEYGQDYGAALQQLRQMGHTTAIATNRILKPGEWHYLKTLAALKPDGFLLRNAGALQWLKQHQWDGEYRGDFSFNITNAVAAKTYQNFGLSTLCPSYDLNQWQLLALLRAAPEISWEVTLHHHMPAFHMDFCVFAAFLTNAVGYPQCGTICERHRVALRDPEQVSHPVKTDEACRNTMFHGIAQSSAFLIPDLKQHGVREYRIEALFDTAEQLRQKLQCYQDLFAGRIDNGQLVRELQVSELCGINEGQLMKNKAYRSRKR; from the coding sequence ATGAAACCGGAACTCCTTGCTCCCGTAGGGACGCACGAAATGGCGTTGGCGGCTATTCATAACGGTGCCGATGCGCTTTACGTCGGTATGCCGGGCTACAACGCTCGTGGCCGCACGGCTGATTTTACGTTCGACGAACTCGCCACGCTTGGCGTACTCGCACGGCGGTACGGTGTGCGTCTGTATGTTGCGTGGAATATTCTGCTCTTTCAGGATGAACTCTCGCCGTTGCTCCCCGATCTTCTGCGACTGTGCGATCTTTCGCCAGATGCCATTATTGTGCAAGATGTTGGTCTCGCGCGCCTTATTCGTGCCGTTGCCCCGCAGCAGGGTATTCACGCTTCCACGCAGATGAGTGTCACTGCTGCGGAAGCGATTGCTTGCTATCAAGATCTCGATATCGCCCGTTTTATTTTGGCACGTGAGCTTTCGCTCGATGCCTTGCGACGTATTCGCCGTGAAACCGATGCGGAACTGGAAGTTTTTGTCCACGGTGCACTCTGCGTTGCGTATTCAGGGCAATGCCTGACATCGGAAAGCATTGGTGGACGTTCCGCCAATCGGGGGCAATGCGCCCAAAGTTGCCGTTTTGCTTATGACTTGATGGTAGACGGTCAACCGCGCACTCTCGGTGTCCGTCGCTATTTAGTCTCACCACACGATCTTTGCGGCTTGCGGCACATACCAGAGTTGGTGGCGATGGGGATCGAATCATTCAAAATCGAAGGTCGCCTGAAGTCGCCGGAACACATTGCCGCTGTTGTGGCGTCCTATCGCCGTGCTATTGATGCTGCCGTTTCGTCGACACTGGAACGTGATCCGTTGCAGGAAATAATGATGGAAGTAACGTTTTCGCGTGGTGTCGGGAGTGGCTGGCTGCAAGGGACGAATAATCAATCATTGGTATCTGCAACGTATAGTGCACATCGTGGTTTCCACCTCGGTACGGTTGAAAGTTGTGACAAGCGGAGTCTGGTTATTCAGGCCTCGCATCGGGTTGAACGTGGCGACGGCCTTCTGTTCGCTGGTGACGAGCGATGTTCCGAACATGGCGGCGCGATATACGATAGTACTGCGCTGGGAAAACAGCGCTATCGTATCGAAATGGCACGCGACTTCCCCCTGCACGCTGTCCGCGCTGGTGATGGTGTGTACTGGAATAGCGCTCCAGAACAGCAACGGCAGCTGCGACTCAGTTATCAGGATAAACATCGGCTGCGTCGCATTCCGGTTTCTTTCGAGGTGCAGGGAACGATTGGCACGCCGCTATCGCTCCGTGTCAGCGATCCTGAGGGGCGTACGGTTTGTGTGGAGTCAACGTCACAACTGGAATTGTCGCAAAAGGCACCGTTGACGGTTGAGAATGTGCGCCAGGCGTGTGGCACCTTGAGTGACACGGCATATCAGATTGATCAATTCCATGTCTTTATCGCCAATGATCTCTTTTTACATAGTCGCGAAATTAAGCAAATGCGGCGTTTAGCTCTGGAAATGCTTGATGCACAACGGATAGCCGCAACTCCATCGCACGTTGTTGCGCTCAGCGAGGCGCAACAGTGGCTGGCACCGTATCAGGTGACGGCCAAGAGTATGCCGCAGGTTACGACACCACGTCTCAATGTGCTGCTCCGTTTGCCGCAACAACTTGAAGCGCTGGCTGGGATGACGCTGGGTACGGTGTACCTTGATTTTGAATATGGGCAGGACTATGGCGCAGCCTTGCAACAACTGCGACAGATGGGGCATACAACGGCGATTGCCACGAACCGCATCCTGAAACCCGGTGAATGGCACTACCTGAAAACGTTGGCAGCGCTCAAGCCTGATGGATTTTTACTCCGCAATGCTGGTGCTTTGCAGTGGCTGAAACAGCATCAGTGGGATGGCGAGTACCGTGGCGATTTCAGTTTCAATATCACCAATGCCGTTGCGGCGAAGACGTATCAGAACTTTGGGCTTTCAACGCTTTGTCCCTCATATGATTTGAATCAATGGCAATTACTGGCATTGCTGCGGGCGGCTCCTGAGATATCATGGGAAGTGACGTTGCATCACCATATGCCCGCTTTTCATATGGATTTTTGCGTGTTTGCGGCGTTTTTAACGAATGCGGTTGGGTATCCGCAGTGCGGTACAATATGTGAACGGCATCGCGTGGCGTTGCGCGATCCTGAACAGGTAAGTCATCCGGTGAAAACCGACGAAGCGTGTCGCAATACGATGTTTCATGGCATTGCGCAGTCATCGGCATTTTTGATTCCTGATCTGAAGCAGCACGGTGTGAGAGAATATCGCATTGAGGCACTGTTTGATACCGCCGAACAGTTGCGCCAAAAACTCCAGTGTTATCAGGATCTCTTTGCCGGACGAATCGACAATGGTCAGCTCGTCCGTGAATTGCAAGTCAGTGAGCTTTGTGGCATTAATGAAGGGCAATTGATGAAAAACAAAGCGTATCGCAGTCGCAAACGCTAG
- a CDS encoding PAS domain-containing sensor histidine kinase, whose translation MRRENWEQRKRKLQERAEQMLQAADKSYNSEDFPAGISELIHDLTVQQVELEIQNDELQKAQFELAQANERLMNLYHFAPIGFLLIESHGMVIQANKTFADQVGTPYQEMAGKPFVTFVYAEDKSIFHGRFSTFFKSPEGKHIDVRIAQAKGAFFYARIVGCTQMGKLFNHNAAPDDEMLLVAIHDITEQQKVQLELQITLMTMQQQIDSGIDLCRSKDSIIAEQNRRHSLFKLLVNIAHQWRQPLNVCGIMIQEIGEMIRQNDIDTDLALEYTTDAMDQLISLSNTISVLTNMYDSQSAPKLYFIKQLITTALSYITNDRLQVIEIDMQIPDELTIYAIESDMVEVFLELIGNVINITQSRKLDSVRCTITARALTPERIQLIFDDTAGGIDPAVLPYLFDPYSTTAFKGQGKGLGLYHLRHIIENRYRGSIEAESSKSGARFIITIGKLAIDEASTTKVC comes from the coding sequence ATGAGACGCGAAAATTGGGAGCAACGTAAGCGAAAGCTCCAAGAGCGAGCCGAACAGATGTTGCAGGCCGCCGACAAAAGCTACAACAGTGAAGATTTTCCTGCCGGAATAAGTGAGTTGATTCACGACCTGACTGTCCAGCAAGTCGAACTCGAGATTCAAAATGATGAGCTGCAGAAGGCACAATTCGAACTCGCCCAAGCCAATGAACGTTTAATGAACCTGTACCACTTTGCGCCCATAGGCTTTTTGTTGATTGAGTCGCATGGTATGGTCATTCAGGCGAATAAAACCTTTGCCGATCAAGTTGGCACTCCATATCAAGAAATGGCAGGAAAGCCATTCGTTACCTTTGTGTATGCAGAAGATAAATCGATATTTCACGGTCGTTTTTCCACATTTTTTAAGTCGCCTGAAGGGAAGCATATTGATGTGCGGATCGCACAAGCAAAAGGGGCATTTTTCTATGCTCGGATTGTCGGCTGTACTCAAATGGGGAAACTCTTTAACCATAATGCCGCCCCCGATGATGAGATGCTTTTGGTCGCGATTCACGATATTACCGAACAACAGAAGGTTCAACTGGAACTACAAATCACCCTTATGACCATGCAGCAGCAAATTGACAGCGGCATTGACTTATGCCGCAGTAAAGATTCGATCATTGCTGAGCAAAACCGACGCCACTCTCTGTTTAAGTTGCTGGTAAATATTGCCCACCAATGGCGCCAACCATTAAACGTCTGCGGCATTATGATTCAAGAAATTGGCGAAATGATACGTCAAAACGATATTGATACCGACCTCGCACTCGAATATACCACTGACGCGATGGATCAACTTATCAGCCTTTCGAATACCATTTCGGTGCTCACCAATATGTACGATTCACAAAGTGCACCGAAGCTCTATTTCATCAAACAACTGATAACCACTGCACTGAGCTATATTACCAATGACCGGTTACAAGTAATCGAAATTGACATGCAGATCCCCGACGAACTCACGATCTATGCCATTGAAAGTGACATGGTAGAAGTGTTCTTGGAGCTTATCGGAAACGTTATCAACATTACGCAATCCCGCAAACTCGATTCCGTTCGTTGCACAATTACGGCACGAGCGCTGACACCGGAACGGATTCAGCTTATTTTCGATGATACCGCGGGCGGAATTGATCCAGCGGTCTTGCCGTACCTGTTCGATCCTTACAGCACAACTGCATTTAAAGGGCAAGGCAAAGGGCTTGGACTCTATCATTTGCGCCATATTATCGAAAACCGTTATCGCGGTTCAATAGAAGCCGAAAGCAGTAAAAGTGGCGCCCGATTTATCATTACGATAGGAAAATTGGCGATTGATGAGGCGAGCACTACAAAGGTGTGTTGA